In the genome of Dromiciops gliroides isolate mDroGli1 chromosome 1, mDroGli1.pri, whole genome shotgun sequence, the window AAccataatttaaattaaattctgTTGTTAACCTGCACTTAGTCCCCCACCCAAAGTCATaacaagtttatatttcatactGCCAACTGTCAAGACCTGTAAGTAGCCCCAGATCTCCAACTTGACTGGCACAACAAGTAAAACAACTTGAAAGCTAAGGAAACTGGCACAActcagaaggagaaaaagaacattttccacAATTTGTACAGTACTTGTTTGGTATGTATTAAGTATTCCAGAGGTGGTGGTCAACACTTGAGCTATATTAAATGCATAACATTTCTTCACATCTACTGTTGCCAGAATCATTCAAAGGCCCCCTCCCCTTTTGAGACTACACAAAAAAGTTACTATGTTCTTTTAAAACTACTCACCAAGGTCTCCTTCCACTGCTGAAAGCAGGCAAAGCCCACGCTGTGTGTCTGTCTCCTACAGAAGATTGCATCTTTTATTTATCGCCCCTTGGCTTTATTTTCACAGTGAATTCCTTGCTTAAATGCAATCAGCCAAGAAACCCTCCCTATGTGCACTCCTGTCATTCCTCATTGCTTGCAAGCAGAGTCAAGcacaggcaaaaaaagaaaagaaaagaaaagagaaaaaaaaggaacaccCTCAACATTGCCAACCAAgactttaaagagagagagagagagagagagagagagagagagagagagatagcaaGCGAGCGAGAGAGCGCTTCTTTACCACCCTTGGGAAACCACAGATGTACTTATGTACTTCAACCTTTTCAAACCCGCAGAAAATAGGTAAAAAGTAAAATCTGAGAGAACATTAACTACATCAAAAGAGGGTAGATAGCCTCCAAAGCCCAAGGCATAAGGTACGAAGCCTTAAAATAAGGCAACATTGGAGGCACCCTGTGGAAAACAAATGGCCAAGCAGAAATTAACATTTGCAAATTACATTAGAATTCAGATTAATTACCTATAGCCTACAGGATTTAAAACAAAACTTAATTTGCTTAGTGTGAGAGAAATTAActagaaataaaagtaaaagttATACaccaaagaaaaggtaaaaaaccCTATCTGGATTTCCTTTGATAGCCTTTAGCCCCTACCATTTCATATAAtctatgacaaaagaggaaaaaatgtctCTTATTTAGGAAAGGGGAGGATAGGATTTCAATTATAAAATTGTTTGCTTCAATCCAAGTCTCTCTGTCCACTGAACAGAAACAGAGCTGCATAGTAGGTAgggaggagggggttgggggggtggagaagggaacaGAGAAAAGCTTTTCTCAAATACAGAGTTTAAAAGGGTCTCCCAGGGACTGTCAGAGAAAGGGGTTGTGTAGCTTTAAATCACAAGCCCTTCTGCCTTTGTCAAATCTCTCCTATTTTACAAGcactgaaaagaaataaagagacgCTTTTGTTTGCTTTCTCCTTTTCGGAGGGTGacagaaaactgaaaaggacaCAAACATGAAAAAGAGAACAAAGTGTCAGATGCCCCTCCTCATCCTCCCTCAAGAGGAATTGCCCCACCGCTATGGAAGATGCGCAGTGGGCAAATATAGCCAGAGGGGGTTGgaccaaagaggaagaagggaagaaactgGAGCGTCCAGAGAAATCTGTCCAGGGACAAGGTTGGGCTCaaagtggggagaaagagaaatccctGCTCACCACTAGGTCTCCAACGCACACCAATAAATATATAATCTGACCACCCATCTCAaacaaaaacagaggaaaaaacacACACCCCCTATAAAACAAACAGCCATCCCAAACAGCCATCTGAAACATATTAAATCTAAAAAGGAATCTTCGGACCTGTTTATTTACGGGACACACACTCTAATTAATTCAGGGGCTTTTAAACTGAAAGAGAAAAGATCTCTAcggaagagagtgaaagaaaggaCACAAGAGCAAAAGCCTAGAGAGTGTGTGGTGGGGGAGACCATCTCGCCCCCTCCTCACCCCTTTTTTTGCTGCTGGttcaggagaagagagaaaacagttaaatcCCAGGGCAACTGGCGGAGCCTCCGCCTTTTCTCTCCGCAGCAGCCCCggagccatccatccatcccccccGGCTCACCCGCGGCAGCCCCGGAGAGGACCATCCGCTCAAGAGCATGGAAATGtattccccctcccctcaaatcACTGGGGGGAAGAAGAacggaggagggaggggagggggaacaggaggggaagaagagaaagaaagagaggacagCAGCGGCAGCCGCCCCGGGATCAGACTGCTCGCTGCATTGTCTGCTGCAGATTGAacaccccccccaacacacacatacacacacacacactctctctctctctctctctctctctctctctctctctctctctcacacacacacacacacacacaccacgcACCCCATACCATGAAAGGGGGTTCCGCTGCCCTACAAAAAGCTTCTCTTTGTCCAGatacaccccacacacacacacctttaaaaaaaaaagccctcttcAGTCTCTTCAAGgagtagagggagagaaaaaaagagagaaaacaacacCCACCCAACCCCTTCAAGTGGGTCTCTTCTTGCTGATTCATTTTCCACTCGTGTTGCCCCGATCTCGGGGAAAACAGAGGGAGAGGGTGGTGTATGTGTGAAGGGAAGAGATCTGGAGTTGGGGTGCGGGGTTTGAGAGAGGggtgggaaagaaaggggaaagaggaagtgcAATCTTTTTATTATCGTCTGAATTCATTCGAGGGCACTGGATGTGACGGTGAAGacaaggctggggtggggggctgcAAGAGAAGGGGGCTGGGGAAGAAGCAGGCAAACGGAGAGTgcagggagagggggggaggggggaggcacgGAAGGCTGATGCTGAGGGCGGGGGGGCAGAGGGCAGAGGAGGGCGACGGGCGGACCGACGGGCTGACGGACCGACGGGCAGGCGGACGGGCTGACGGACGGGCGGGCGGACGGACGGACGGGGAGTGAATGGCATATTTGTCCTGTGACTCACCGACTTGCAGGACGTTATCGACGCAGCCGCTCTCCAGCAGCGCGATGCCCCGGCGGAAAGGCAGCCGGGTCTCGTCGCCGCTGTCCCCGGCCCCTCCGGCCCCCACGGCCgccccggcggcggcggcggcggcggcggcggcagcggcggcggcggcggcggcggacgAGTTGGACGACGAGGACGAGGagacgccgccgccgccgccgccgcctccgccgccGCTCTCGTCTCCACCGCCGCCGCCGGCGCCGCCCCCGGTGTTGAAGGACGAGTACATGCAGATCTCCCGCTCGCTGCGAGGGAAGGACCAGTACACGATCCGGCGCTGCACGGGCTCCGGGATCCGCTCGAAGCGCTCCTCCACCCGCTGGAACGGCCACTTCTCGGCCACCTTCCGCGCCGCGATGTCCAGCAGCGACTCCGGACTCTGGGTCTTCCCGAGCGGTAGCAGCCCCAGCGCTGAGCCTCCCGCACACACAGCCGCACCACCCGTCCGCTGGCCCGGCCGGCAGGCGGAGTTGTAGCCACTGCCCCcaccgccgccgctgctgccgccgctgccaCTGCTGCCCCCGCCTCCACCGCCTCCGGGCCGGCAGCAGAGCCGTTTCGCTGGAGGAGGCTGCTGTCCGCGCTCCGCCATGACCGCGCAGCTTCTAACCCCACAGCGGAAGTGCCGGGACCCTATAAACGGCACGAGGAAGCGCGACACGCACACGCCGCCGCGACGCCACGCCGCCATCTAGGGCTAGTCGCTCCTTGTAGGGGCAGAGGAGGCGGGGCTTTCCCCGAGAAGAGGAGGGGGCCGGTGAGAGAGGGGCGGGGTGAGTGTAAGGGAACTTAAGGGAGGAGGGCGGGGCTTATGCAAATAACCGGGCCGAAACATAAATAGAACGAGCCATGGACCCCCCAGAGGGGGGCGTCGGCTGCGGTGGCGTCGCCGGCTTGGGCGGCTCGGGTTGGTAGTTGGGGTGGGTTGGTAGAGTGTCAACCTGCTGTGACGTAGGAGGGCGGGGGTTCAGGCGGGGTTCCCGCGGGAAGGGGCGGGACCCGAGGCCGTGGGTGTGTCCGTTCTACCCCACTccttcactcccccccccccacctcccgcaACCTCGAATGCACAACCTCTTTTTGATGTCAAACAAGTGCAGACGCGCCTCGGGGGCACCgacgggggagggaaggggagaggtggggagaggaagaaagggaagagaagggggaggaaggaaacaaggagaaCGGGAATGGAGGTATGGGGGGGGTGTCCGGGAGAAAATAGGGGGCGGAGCCTTTGGATAGGTCCCACCTCCACTGCTAGAGACCGCCCGCCCCGGGAAAAGCCTCTGGGCGGAGGAGGCGCTTTCAAAACAAAGAAATGCGGCGAGgagccccggggggggggggaagtggggcggggggcggggggggggggaaggccgTGCTCCAGTTACCCCTCCATACCCAGCAGCTGGGAGctcccccgccccctcctccACCCCGGGCAATGAagcaagaagggaaagggggcGGGAGGCTGTAGGGTCGCCTTTTCTCCTTCGGGCTTCCAGACGGGACCTCGCGCTCTGGAAGGGGGGAGGTGAACTCGGCTGCGCGGGGCCGGCTCCCGGCTCCCGGCTCCCGGCTCCCGGCTCAGTCCCGGGACTTTTGTATCTATCCATTTTCCCGTGCAGCGCTGGAGAGAGAGCcgaggaaggagactggcaggaGCCGGGATTGGCAAACTGGACACGGGTCAAGTGCCCATAAAATCTGCAAAGCTCTTAAAAAGCCAGTCCCACTGCCAGGTCAGCGCGGAGTCGGGTGTCTGGACCGAGGGTGTCGGTTGCACGGTCCCATGCCTGCCAAGAAAGATCTCCGGGtcgccacctcctcctcctcctcctcctcctcctcctcctctgcctcctctttcTCAGCACCAACTCTTCCTCGCTTTACCCACCTCGAGCCCCCAGCCCCAAGTCCCTTAAGCTAGGGCTGCTGTGGATAACACTTCCTCCTTATTGGCGCCGCAGGACTGGAGGATTTAACTGCTTTCTGAAGAGTCTGGTAACTTTAAATACCTTCTCTTCTCTACTCGAGGCGGAAAGAGAcaggacagggacagggacagtggagaagggagagagaagagaagacagagacagagaccgcCTCTGTGGTAGGCTTAGGAAGGAGGAGATACGCTGCGAGAATTTAGAGCTCCTGGGGGGAGATTATAGCTAAAACGTGAGTTTAGAAAACACTTTTGTGTACACGCACGGAGAGACGAGGTTACTGGAATTCCTCTTTGGAAATTGAAGAAGGGTTAGGGACGGCTGAACAGCAGAGTCCCACGGATGCAAGGATTGTCCCAGCCCCCTGGACGtaccttcctccacccccacctccgaGTGCACTAAACCAACTACCGGAGACTGGCGCGGGTCGGGTGCCTGAGGGCGGGGGGAGGAGGAGCGGTATTGCAAAGGACACACACTGGGAGAGGCTGGAAACTGTCACCGCGCAGCAGCTCCTCCTCTTTTACAGATTCAATACACAAACTCCTcctagctgggggagggggagagcagaGCCAGCTCATTATTCTAAAGAAAGGGAGAGTGAAGGAGTTAGGAAGCCGGACTTGCCCCGCGgcgagaggaggagaaaagaagagggagaaatgcGGAGTGAGGATAGAAAGAACTGCGAAGGGagagtgaaagaaggaaagagaatgaaatggAGTTGTCGAACCCAACCAAGCACACTCTGAGATGGTTTGTCGCACTCCAAAGAACACAGCCAAATCTGGGTCAGAGCCTTGGACTTAATTACCGCGTTTGAGACATCATTACACTTTGACCCACATTCTGATTTACTGTAAATAGTATTACTGATACTGTAGCTATTATTAAAGATAAAGTGTATCTTCTTTGACACTGGATTTTCTAAGGTTATTGGCTGATAAACCACCCACCTACTAAACTGCCTGAATTTAAACAGATAGACCTGCATTcggttctttatttttttaaaaaaccagttgATCTCGAACTCTTTTCTGTACCTGCTTGAATCTAAGATTTGGGTGACCTCCAGCTCCaggtcttttcttcctccctctagcATGCCTTCACAAGCCCCAGGGCTACAGGACCCCAGGGACCCTAATACAGGAAGAATTTCCATGACTTCCATACTTGCTAGGAAAATTATAGTGAGGAGAGGTTTGTAAGGCAATATGTTATTTTTCTGGGCATCTCTTAAGTGCCTGGAAGAAAAGGacagaagtcaagaagatcttaatgaggaaatgaggctagGATGTTTAGagattttttaaagtctatttttgtttttgttctatttttaaatctTCAAACCAGTAAGGATACCGGAAAAAgatgaagggggaaggggagggggtgatAACAAATAGACTTGTTTCAGGCTATTAGTCTGACATAAAAAATTCTGTTCTGTCCCTGGAGGTTGGCTACACCCATGAGCTAAAGGAGAAATAAGTGACAGTATGTCATATTTGGCTGATACTTGTCCCAGATGTCATTCTTCTAGGGTGTTTAAAATGTTGTTCTGATTTTCATAGAAATCATAACTAAATTACTTATAATTGCCCTTTCCCAAGCCCCTCCCCCCAGGGACCAAAACAGAGTTCgtctttctctcttcattctcctGTGTTTTCCATCAGGCAATGGAGGGAATCAAAGTGCAGAAAATATACAGCTCCTCATAATCACTGACTCACCAACATAACATCATATTACAGAAGTTGGGTGGTGTTTTCAGGACCAGGGAGAATCTCAGCTGTATGTAGCAAGCTATATAAACAGAACTTCCTAAAAGCTAA includes:
- the LOC122735837 gene encoding leucine-rich repeat extensin-like protein 6, whose translation is MERWRESRGRRLAGAGIGKLDTGQVPIKSAKLLKSQSHCQVSAESGVWTEGVGCTVPCLPRKISGSPPPPPPPPPPPPLPPLSQHQLFLALPTSSPQPQVP